One Megasphaera elsdenii DSM 20460 genomic window carries:
- the cbiD gene encoding cobalt-precorrin-5B (C(1))-methyltransferase CbiD: MSLFTVKEGKKLRCGYTTGSCAAAAAKAAAMMVLTGRRVDAVSLQTPQGTVLQLIPEDVSFGPQSATCAIRKDSGDDPDITDGMLVYGTVEKTPSGLSLIGGEGVGRVTQPGLACAVGDWAINPVPRRMITEALKQACQQCGYTGGLRLTLSIPDGQRLAQKTFNPRLGIVGGLSILGTSGIVDPMSEQALVDTIHTEMDSRRAAGQAHLLAFFGNYGVDFSRDHLGLDVSPRVTISNYVGETLDYAAYKGFSDVLLIGHIGKLVKVAQGIMNTHSRYADGRTTLLALEAVFAGASREVAQKIYDSLTTDEAVRLLKETGLLEPVMAAVCDKIESYMDQRTHGQVPTAAVVFSNAYGVLGQSSRAQAFLALHTKGELR; the protein is encoded by the coding sequence ATGTCATTATTCACTGTCAAAGAGGGGAAGAAACTGCGCTGCGGCTATACGACCGGCTCTTGTGCCGCTGCGGCAGCCAAGGCGGCGGCCATGATGGTCCTGACCGGGCGCCGCGTCGATGCCGTGTCGCTGCAGACGCCGCAGGGGACCGTGCTCCAGCTCATCCCGGAAGACGTCTCCTTCGGCCCGCAGTCGGCGACGTGTGCCATCCGCAAGGACAGTGGCGACGACCCGGATATTACCGACGGCATGTTGGTCTACGGCACTGTCGAAAAGACGCCTTCTGGTCTGAGCCTCATCGGCGGAGAGGGCGTCGGCCGCGTGACCCAGCCCGGCCTGGCCTGCGCCGTCGGTGATTGGGCCATCAATCCCGTGCCGCGCCGCATGATTACCGAAGCCCTAAAGCAGGCTTGCCAGCAGTGCGGCTATACCGGCGGCCTGCGCCTGACTCTGTCCATTCCCGATGGCCAGCGCCTGGCCCAAAAGACCTTCAACCCGCGCCTGGGCATCGTCGGCGGCCTGTCCATCCTGGGGACATCGGGCATCGTCGACCCCATGAGCGAACAGGCCCTGGTCGATACGATCCATACAGAAATGGATTCCCGCCGCGCTGCCGGCCAGGCTCATTTATTGGCCTTTTTCGGCAATTACGGCGTCGATTTCAGCCGGGACCATCTGGGCCTCGACGTCAGTCCGCGCGTGACTATCAGCAATTATGTCGGCGAAACCCTAGACTACGCCGCCTATAAAGGCTTTTCCGACGTCCTTCTCATCGGACACATCGGAAAACTGGTCAAAGTCGCCCAAGGCATCATGAATACTCATTCGCGCTATGCCGATGGCCGGACGACGCTGTTGGCCCTGGAAGCGGTTTTTGCCGGCGCTTCCCGTGAGGTGGCCCAAAAGATCTACGACAGCCTGACGACGGACGAAGCCGTCCGCCTGCTGAAAGAAACGGGCCTGCTGGAGCCCGTCATGGCCGCAGTCTGTGACAAGATAGAAAGCTATATGGACCAGCGGACCCACGGCCAGGTCCCGACGGCAGCCGTTGTCTTTTCCAATGCCTATGGCGTCTTGGGACAGTCGTCACGGGCCCAGGCATTTCTTGCATTGCATACAAAGGGGGAACTACGATGA